Proteins encoded together in one Chelonoidis abingdonii isolate Lonesome George chromosome 1, CheloAbing_2.0, whole genome shotgun sequence window:
- the LOC116825128 gene encoding olfactory receptor 52K2-like: MQETPFYLRVGDLHSYSMSNSSTTDFTNPSTFILLGIPGLEAAHVWISIPFCTMYAIAILGNSAILLIVKMEPSLHGPMYYFLCMLAITDLVLSTSILPKMLAIFWFNSREIDFDACLTQMYFTACFSVMESGFIVTMGFDRYVAICHPLRHSTTLTIPVVAKMGLAVVLRSSMLVLPYPFLVRQWQYCRTNIIPEPFCAHMAVVKLACGDTHVSSYYGLFVLLCVMGLDGIFITVSYIQILRAIFSLSAKEARLKTFGTCVSHLCVILTFCIPGLFSSLTYRFGKNVPLHFHVLIGNMNLLVPPMLHSIIYGVRTKEIRYRLLRFITYKE, from the coding sequence ATGCAGGAAACACCGTTCTACCTCAGAGTTGGAGACCTTCACTCATACTCCATGTCAAATTCCAGCACAACTGATttcaccaacccctccaccttcatcctgctgggcattcctggcctggaggcagcccatgtctggatctccatccccttctgcaccaTGTATGCAATAGCCATCCTGGGGAACTCTGCCATCCTGTTAATTGTGAAGATGGAGCCAAGCCTCCATGGgcccatgtactatttcctctgcatgctggccATCACTGACCTGGTCCTGTCTACATCCATCCTGCCCAAAATGCTGGCAAtcttctggttcaattccagggAGATCGATTTTGATGCCTGCCTTACCCAGATGTACTTCACTGCCTGCTTCTCAGTGATGGAGTCCGGGTTCATTGTGACCATGGGTTTTGATCGCTATGTGGCCATCTGCCATCCCCTGAGACATTCCACCACCCTGACAATCCCTGTGGTGGCCAAGATGGGCTTGGCCGTGGTGCTGCGCAGTAGCATGCTTGTACTGCCCTATCCCTTCCTGGTAAGACAGTGGCAATACTGCAGAACCAACATCATCCCCGAGCCATTCTGCGCACACATGGCTGTGGTGAAGCTGGCCTGTGGTGACACCCACGTCAGCAGTTACTATGGTCTCTTTGTGCTATTGTGTGTAATGGGTCTGGATGGGATTTTTATCACTGTGTCCTATATCCAGATCCTCAGGGCCATCTTCAGTCTCTCCGCAAAGGAAGCCCGGCTCAAGACTTTTGGAACCTGTGTCTCTCATCTCTGTGTCATCTTAACCTTTTGTATCCCAggtctcttctcctccctcacaTACCGGTTTGGAAAGAATGTGCCCCTGCATTTCCATGTTCTTATTGGCAACATGAACCTACTGGTGCCCCCCATGCTACACTCCATCATCTATGGGGTGAGGACCAAAGAGATCCGGTACAGGCTGCTCCGGTTCATTACTTATaaggaatga